Proteins found in one Actinomycetota bacterium genomic segment:
- a CDS encoding ParA family protein has translation MQRTTRRIAIASQKGGVGKTTTAWNVAAGLTAKGRDVLVVDLDGQCHLTTGVLGAPPARSLWDVLTDGMTAEEAIVPGPEFALLAASEMLSRADYDLGGRPGRDFLLSRALKGRRDPGSGTRAPGVQDAYDYIILDCPPSLGIMTANALAYASEVIVPVTPGLFAVSGLGMLGSVIAETIDAGVNEDLGIAGTLLTQYEGGTGLHRSIASAVEEQFPGLLYPLAIRKNVAIGEAHAEGRSVLSYAPKSHGAADYTELVEHLIRQEG, from the coding sequence TCGCGGCAGGGCTCACCGCCAAAGGACGCGACGTGCTCGTCGTGGATCTCGACGGCCAGTGCCACCTGACCACCGGCGTGCTCGGCGCACCGCCGGCGCGAAGCCTGTGGGACGTGTTGACGGATGGCATGACCGCAGAAGAGGCAATTGTGCCAGGCCCGGAGTTCGCCCTGCTTGCCGCCTCTGAGATGCTGTCTCGCGCCGACTACGATCTCGGTGGTCGGCCGGGCCGGGATTTCCTTCTCTCCCGCGCCCTGAAGGGCCGACGCGATCCAGGAAGCGGCACACGGGCGCCGGGTGTGCAGGACGCCTACGACTACATCATCTTGGACTGCCCGCCGTCTCTCGGCATCATGACCGCCAACGCGCTCGCCTACGCCAGTGAGGTCATCGTTCCGGTCACACCGGGGCTCTTCGCCGTCAGCGGACTTGGGATGCTGGGCTCTGTCATCGCCGAGACGATCGACGCTGGCGTCAACGAGGACCTGGGAATAGCTGGCACCCTGCTCACCCAGTACGAGGGTGGTACGGGCCTGCACCGCAGTATCGCGTCAGCCGTCGAGGAGCAGTTCCCCGGGCTGCTCTACCCGCTCGCGATTCGCAAGAACGTGGCAATCGGCGAGGCGCACGCCGAGGGTCGAAGCGTGCTGTCCTACGCGCCGAAGAGCCATGGCGCGGCCGACTACACCGAACTCGTCGAGCATCTGATCAGGCAGGAGGGTTAG
- a CDS encoding ParB/RepB/Spo0J family partition protein translates to MGRPRIERGAKQGDVIRDRVAAVAARSARPTSLLGQRTDRSVTVPLDQLHPDPRNNEVFELGGIEDLARDIEANGLAHYPVVRPHPELEDEYMIVAGHRRHAALSLLVEQGHGGRFGQVACHLVPSDDLDSGVLMLTTNVRQRDLSTLERIHTITFAQSLVAELREAGRLETGTTTDGKIAELVNLAPRTVAYYRSLTKLIEGLRALLDERRITFTTARELAQQPINVQERVLAQIESGEDGALSGAQVAALTESATSKEPTVTKAPDADKLITALERAAEKVSNLEQTTPDEIATFTPRIAAVADLLDAITAKRGI, encoded by the coding sequence ATGGGGCGACCGAGGATCGAGCGCGGCGCGAAGCAGGGCGATGTGATCAGGGATCGCGTGGCGGCCGTGGCCGCACGCTCCGCGCGGCCAACCAGCCTGCTCGGCCAGAGGACAGATAGGTCGGTGACCGTGCCCCTCGACCAGCTCCACCCGGACCCGCGCAACAACGAGGTGTTCGAGCTCGGAGGCATCGAGGATCTGGCGCGCGATATAGAGGCCAACGGACTGGCCCACTACCCCGTCGTGCGTCCCCATCCCGAGCTCGAGGACGAGTACATGATCGTGGCTGGCCATCGCCGCCACGCGGCGCTCTCGCTGCTCGTCGAGCAGGGTCATGGTGGGCGCTTCGGGCAGGTGGCCTGCCACCTCGTGCCCTCCGATGACTTGGACTCCGGTGTGCTCATGCTCACCACCAATGTTCGGCAGCGCGACCTCTCCACACTGGAACGCATCCACACGATCACCTTTGCCCAAAGCCTTGTCGCCGAGCTTCGCGAGGCGGGGCGCCTTGAAACGGGAACGACGACGGACGGCAAGATCGCCGAACTCGTCAACCTCGCGCCACGCACCGTCGCTTACTACCGTTCGCTGACCAAGCTCATCGAGGGTCTTCGCGCATTGCTCGACGAGCGCCGTATCACGTTCACGACGGCACGAGAGCTCGCGCAGCAGCCCATCAATGTCCAAGAACGTGTGTTGGCACAGATCGAGTCGGGGGAAGACGGCGCGCTGAGCGGCGCGCAGGTCGCCGCGTTGACGGAGTCGGCGACGTCCAAGGAGCCGACCGTGACCAAGGCTCCCGACGCCGACAAGCTCATCACCGCGCTGGAACGTGCTGCCGAGAAGGTCTCGAACCTAGAGCAGACCACGCCAGATGAGATCGCCACGTTCACGCCACGCATCGCCGCCGTCGCCGATCTCCTGGATGCCATCACCGCCAAGAGAGGGATCTAG